One stretch of Lemur catta isolate mLemCat1 chromosome 2, mLemCat1.pri, whole genome shotgun sequence DNA includes these proteins:
- the LOC123632007 gene encoding LOW QUALITY PROTEIN: putative protein ZNF815 (The sequence of the model RefSeq protein was modified relative to this genomic sequence to represent the inferred CDS: deleted 1 base in 1 codon) — protein sequence MCSVLSPKHADHSRLIRNVLFQGSLSFGDVAVGFTRKEWQQLDSAQRSLYRDVMLENYSHLVSVGCQVSKPAVISRLEQGKEPWVEKEEMRRWSFPEVWQVGRQQQHQDKRLGDADLNQKNVNKKDLQGCNELGKNSHQNTNLIPSGQPAHTCKSCGKSLKCNVDFSPTAYLARRRFECDRHGNYFCILSLKLRLLERIHVNVTSVEKL from the exons ATGTGTTCAGTTCTTTCCCCAAAGCA TGCCGACCACTCCAGGTTAATCAGGAACGTGCTTTTCCAGGGGTCACTGTCATTCGGGGATGTGGCTGTGGGCTTCACTCGGAAGGAGTGGCAGCAGCTGGACTCTGCGCAGAGGAGCCTGTACCGggatgtgatgctggagaactacAGCCACCTGGTCTCCGTAG GGTGTCAAGTCAGCAAACCAGCTGTGATCTCCAGGTTGGAGCAGGGGAAAGAGCCATGGGTGGAGAAGGAGGAGATGCGCAGGTGGAGCTTCCCAG aagtttggCAAGTAGGTAGACAACAGCAACACCAAGACAAACGTTTGGGTGATGCAGACCTAAACCagaaaaatgtgaacaaaaaagATCTCCAAGGATGCAATGAACTTGGAAAAAATTCCCATCAGAACACAAACCTCATCCCTTCAGGACAACCAGCCCACACATGTAAGTCGTGTGGAAAGAGTTTGAAATGCAATGTGGACTTCAGTCCTACTGCATACCTTGCAAGAAGGAGATTTGAGTGTGACAGACATGGGAAC TATTTCTGTATTCTAAGCTTGAAACTCCGCCTTCTGGAGAGAATCCACGTGAATGTAACCAGTGTAGAAAAGCTTTAA
- the LOC123631529 gene encoding density-regulated protein-like, translated as MAADISESSGADSKGHPRNSAKLDADYPLRVLYYGVCSLPTEYCEYMPDVAKCRQWLEKNFPKEFAKLTVENSPKQETGNSEGQGTAREEEEKKKQKRGGRGQIKQKKKTVLQKVTIAKIPRAKKKYVTRVCGLATFEIDLKEAQRFFAQKFSCGASVTGEDEIIIQGDFTYDIIDVIQEKWPEVDDDSIEDLGEVKK; from the coding sequence ATGGCTGCTGACATTTCTGAATCCAGTGGGGCTGATTCCAAAGGCCACCCAAGGAACAGTGCCAAGTTAGATGCCGATTACCCACTTCGAGTCCTTTATTATGGAGTGTGTTCATTACCAACAGAGTACTGTGAATATATGCCTGATGTTGCTAAATGTAGACAATGGTTAGAGAAGAATTTTCCAAAAGAGTTTGCAAAACTTACTGTAGAAAATTCACCCAAACAAGAAACTGGAAATAGTGAGGGTCAAGGAACagcaagggaagaggaggagaagaaaaaacaaaagagaggtGGAAGGggtcaaataaaacaaaaaaagaagactgtCCTACAGAAGGTTACCATAGCCAAAATCCCCAGAGCAAAGAAGAAATACGTGACAAGAGTATGTGGCCTCGCAACTTTTGAAATTGATCTTAAAGAAGCACAAAGATTTTTTGCTCAGAAATTCTCCTGTGGTGCCTCAGTAACAGGGGAGGATGAAATTATCATTCAGGGAGACTTTACATATGACATAATTGATGTCATTCAGGAAAAGTGGCCAGAGGTAGATGATGACAGCATTGAAGATCTTGGAGAAGTAAAGAAgtga
- the LOC123632008 gene encoding zinc finger protein 260-like, with protein MQVREATAVRNPTSAPSVEKPSPADHSSSYITGSTGVTEPMEKPYKCSECEKTFSHKSRLVEHHRSHTGEKPYGCQECGKSFSRKSCLIIHYRIHTGEKPYGCGECGKAFFQKSHLILHQRTHTGEKPYGCTECGKAFSQNSCLIIHKRTHLGKKPYGCSECGKTFSQKANLIRHHRIHTREKLYG; from the exons ATGCAGGTCAGGGAAGCAACAGCAGTGAGAAACCCCACAAGTGCACCAAGTGTGGAAAAACCTTCCCCCGCAGATCACAGCTCATCGTACATCACAGGGTCCACAGGGGTGACAGAGCCTATGG AGAAGCCTTATAAGTGTTCGGAATGTGAGAAAACCTTCTCCCACAAGTCACGCCTCGTGGAACACCACCGGTctcacactggggagaagccctACGGCTGCCAGGAATGTGGAAAATCTTTCTCCCGGAAGTCCTGCCTCATCATACACTACAGGatccacacaggagagaagccctacGGCTGTGGCGAGTGCGGAAAAGCCTTTTTCCAAAAGTCACACCTCATTCTGCATCAGCGCACGCACACGGGCGAGAAACCATATGGGTGCACCGAGTGCGGGAAAGCCTTCTCCCAGAACTCGTGCCTCATCATCCACAAGAGGACTCACCTGGGAAAGAAGCCCTACGGTTGCTCCGAGTGCGGGAAGACCTTCTCCCAGAAGGCCAACCTCATTCGGCATCACAGAATTCACACCAGGGAGAAACTGTATGGGTGA